The region GTAACTCACTCTCATCTATATAAGAAACAATATCTGTTACTCCAAATTTACCTTGTGTCAAAGTTCCGGTTTTATCAAAAACAATTGCATTTATATCTCTTGCTACTTCAAAAGCAGATCTATTTCTTACAAGAATTCCCCTTCTTGCAGTAATAGTGGTGGATAAAGCTACAACAAGTGGTATTGCCAACCCTAAAGCATGAGGACAGGCTATAACTAGAACTGTTACAGATCTTCTAAGTGCAAAAAATGAATTATCAAGAAATGTCCAGACAATAAATGTTATTATTGCAATAAAGACTGCTGAATAAACAAGATATGAAGCAGCTCTATTTGCTATATCCTGTGATCTGGATTTACTTTCCTGAGATTTTCTGACTAAATCTATAATTTGTGCCAGATAAGTTTCCTTCCCGGTTTTTTGTATCTTTATCTTTAATGAACCTTCACCATTTATAGATCCTCCTATAACCTCATTATCTGGTTTCTTAGAAACAGGTTTGGACTCACCTGTTAGCATTGACTCATTTAAGTCCGACTTACCTTCTGTTATTATACCGTCCGAAGGTATTTTCTCTCCAGGTTTAACCAGTACCATATCACCTTTTTTTAATTCAGATACCTTAACATCTTCTACGTTTCCATTTTTTATCAGATGTGCTGTTGTTGGCATTATTTTAGCAAGCTCCTCAAGTGCTCTTGAGGCTCCCATTACGCTTTTAGCTTCAATCCAATGCCCCAGTAACATCACATCTATTAAAGTTGCTAATTCCCAGAAAAAGTCACTCCCTAAATTAAAGATTATTGCTGCACTGGAAAAGAAAAATGCAACAGATATTGCCATAGCAATAAGAGTCATCATTCCAGGTTGGCGTTTTTTTAGCTCATTTATACTCCCTTTTAAAAAAGGAAAACCTCCGTAAAAATAAATCACAGACGATAATAAGATCAAAATTAAACCCTGATATGGAATTTTCAAAGTATAACCCAACCATTCCTGTGTCATTTCAGATAAAATCAGTACCGGAATAGTTAGTATAAGAGAAACTAATAATCTCCTCTTAAATTCTCTTATCATATGTTTGTGGCTATCATTTTTTTGATTATGATTCATGTTTTTTATTCAACTATTTATATCTTTATCAAACCAAAGATGATGTTTTTTATTAATTTTGGAGTATCTGATTTTTAAGCCTTTGAGATATTTTGATCTGATAAACATATTTCTCAACTTTAATTATCTTATGCATCGGTCAATCAACTAACTAACTATAAAGGTCATTATCTAATAACCACTAAAAAGTTTAGAGTATAGTAAGTTTGCTAATTTACAGGAATTTCTCATAATCATATAACTATATGGTTATGAGAAAATACAGAAATTTTTCATATTAAAGAATAAAGAGACATAAGGAATAAGTTAATTGGAGTTAAAGATGTTTAAGGATTTTAGAATACTTTTTTTTATAATCTTAATTATAATGGGTACTACTAAAATTACTGAGGCAGAGGAGCAAGTAGCTGAACCACTGACATTGAAACAAACTGTTCAAATTGAGTCAATCAAAGAACCATTAACTCTAAAACAAGCCATTCAATATGCGTTAATAAATAACCAGGAACTTATGGCTCTTAAAAATTCTCTTGAATCACAGAAAAAAGATATAGGATTTGCAAGAAGCGCTTTTTTACCCAGATTGAGTTTTAGAGAGAGCACATTATATACGAATACTCCTCAACTTGTAACCGCAATAATACTTAATCAGGAAAGGTTTGTATTAGGAGACTTAAACCCTGCAACAGTGAATGATCCAGACCCTGTAGTTAATTTTTTAACATCATTTACTGTGGATCAGAAAATATTTTTCAAAAGAGATATTGTGACATATATAATAGCTAAAAAAAGATATTTAGTTGCAGAACAGTTGTATTTAAGAGAACAAGAAGAGCTTGTATATAAAGTTGCTCAATCGTATTTAACTATCAATGCAGCAGAGGAATTATTTAATGCTACGCAGAAGGCTTCAAATGAAGCAAAAGAAAATTTAAAAGTTGTAAATGCAAGATATAAAGATGGTACAGGATCCGGTTCAGATGTAATGAGAGCTTCTACTGCCCTAATGGAAATTGAGCAGAAACTGATAACGGCAAGAAAAAATTTTAA is a window of Candidatus Melainabacteria bacterium RIFOXYA2_FULL_32_9 DNA encoding:
- a CDS encoding ATPase, with product MIREFKRRLLVSLILTIPVLILSEMTQEWLGYTLKIPYQGLILILLSSVIYFYGGFPFLKGSINELKKRQPGMMTLIAMAISVAFFFSSAAIIFNLGSDFFWELATLIDVMLLGHWIEAKSVMGASRALEELAKIMPTTAHLIKNGNVEDVKVSELKKGDMVLVKPGEKIPSDGIITEGKSDLNESMLTGESKPVSKKPDNEVIGGSINGEGSLKIKIQKTGKETYLAQIIDLVRKSQESKSRSQDIANRAASYLVYSAVFIAIITFIVWTFLDNSFFALRRSVTVLVIACPHALGLAIPLVVALSTTITARRGILVRNRSAFEVARDINAIVFDKTGTLTQGKFGVTDIVSYIDESELLRLTASIESNSEHTIAKAIVEYVKNKNIEIPAVSDFKALSGKGIFGKVEGKEVYAGSPGLLEKFHIKPDDNRIRELEEHGKTVIFSIIDNKLAGVFALSDIIREESYAAISEIKDMGIKTYMITGDAEAVARSVANELGIDDYFAQVLPDKKAEKIQELKKKGFKVAMVGDGINDAPALAASDVGIAIGAGTDVAIESADIVLVKSNPLDVTQMIFLSKRTYAKMIQNLWWAAGYNIIAIPLAAGILVTYGIIVNPAIGALLMSLSTVIVAINSQTLRRYMPESSA